The following proteins come from a genomic window of Alicyclobacillus dauci:
- the spoIIIAD gene encoding stage III sporulation protein AD — protein sequence MHIFQLVGIGLTATVLISVLRDHAPQFAMLVSILAGAVLLTMAVHNMDSVVKSLSSLANAANLDHGFLTTVLKIIGIAYIVEFAAQVARDAGEGALGGKIELAGKIGIVILALPIITDVVESLVHLLP from the coding sequence GTGCACATTTTTCAACTCGTCGGAATTGGTCTAACGGCCACGGTGCTCATATCAGTTCTGCGCGATCACGCTCCGCAGTTCGCGATGCTTGTGTCTATTTTGGCTGGGGCAGTTCTACTGACGATGGCGGTTCACAATATGGACAGTGTCGTGAAAAGTCTGTCCAGTCTGGCGAATGCGGCGAATTTGGACCATGGGTTCCTCACGACAGTGCTGAAAATTATTGGTATCGCTTACATCGTCGAGTTTGCAGCGCAAGTGGCCCGAGATGCGGGCGAGGGTGCGCTCGGAGGAAAGATCGAGTTGGCCGGAAAAATTGGCATCGTCATTTTGGCCCTGCCAATCATTACGGACGTTGTCGAGTCTCTGGTCCACCTGTTGCCTTGA
- the spoIIIAE gene encoding stage III sporulation protein AE: MPRQLLRVIVTLLFAALAVTFLHITTASADSNTNSSLSSSITVTANGTPQNPGGTVQDGGGTNTAGAPDTESPFGQSAESATRSAIERAAHDQLDHLPVERIDQYWHDLQATYGGYLPNLSGGSLVHAVLGNGGPSFANISHGLLRYFFTELFDDAELLGGILILTVLAAVLESMQTAFERQTVSQVAYMVVFFTLMMLAVHSFMETMGAARHAIETMNHFMLATIPLTVTLLAASGALASAAFFQPVLLFAVHFISNLIFVVVFPLIFFSAVLDLTSTLSVRYQLTRLATLLRTIGMGILGFAMSVFIGITTIQGAGKGIADGVVLRTLKFGVGTFVPVIGKAVSDAAETVLSASLLVKNAVGIAGLIILSLIAIFPALKILAVSLIYGGSAALMQPLGDTPMVACLSTLGKTLVLVFACVAAVGMMFFFAICILLATANLAVITA, encoded by the coding sequence GTGCCACGTCAGTTGCTTCGGGTGATTGTCACCTTACTCTTTGCCGCGTTGGCTGTGACATTTCTGCATATCACCACTGCATCGGCTGACTCGAACACCAACTCATCCCTCTCTTCGTCGATCACGGTCACCGCTAACGGTACACCGCAGAATCCAGGAGGGACGGTTCAGGATGGGGGAGGCACCAACACGGCGGGCGCACCGGATACAGAGTCGCCGTTTGGACAAAGTGCGGAGTCTGCCACGAGGAGTGCAATTGAACGTGCAGCGCATGACCAACTAGACCATTTGCCAGTCGAACGGATCGATCAGTATTGGCACGATTTACAGGCCACATACGGCGGATATCTTCCGAATCTATCCGGCGGTAGTCTTGTCCATGCGGTTTTAGGAAATGGCGGCCCTAGTTTCGCAAACATTTCCCACGGCTTGCTCCGCTATTTCTTTACTGAACTATTCGATGATGCTGAGCTTCTCGGCGGCATTCTCATTTTAACGGTGTTAGCCGCGGTCCTCGAGTCGATGCAAACTGCATTTGAGCGTCAGACAGTCAGTCAAGTGGCATACATGGTGGTCTTTTTTACGCTGATGATGCTCGCCGTGCACTCGTTCATGGAAACAATGGGGGCGGCGCGTCACGCCATCGAGACCATGAATCATTTCATGCTGGCGACGATCCCGCTTACTGTCACGCTTTTGGCGGCGTCCGGTGCGCTGGCATCCGCAGCATTTTTTCAGCCGGTATTACTGTTTGCCGTCCATTTCATCAGCAATCTCATTTTTGTTGTCGTCTTTCCGCTGATTTTCTTCTCCGCCGTCTTGGATTTGACCAGTACGCTGTCCGTTCGGTACCAACTGACGCGGCTAGCAACTCTCCTGCGAACAATTGGTATGGGCATTCTCGGATTTGCCATGTCCGTTTTCATTGGAATCACGACGATTCAAGGAGCAGGTAAGGGAATCGCTGACGGGGTTGTTCTGCGCACGCTGAAGTTTGGCGTTGGTACATTTGTTCCGGTCATCGGAAAGGCCGTGAGTGACGCAGCAGAAACTGTGCTGAGCGCCTCCCTCTTGGTAAAAAACGCCGTTGGTATTGCTGGGCTGATCATTCTCAGCTTGATAGCGATCTTTCCTGCACTGAAAATCCTCGCTGTGTCGCTCATATACGGGGGAAGTGCGGCATTGATGCAACCGCTCGGCGATACACCAATGGTCGCCTGTCTATCCACACTGGGTAAGACGCTTGTGCTCGTATTTGCCTGCGTAGCGGCCGTCGGCATGATGTTCTTCTTCGCGATCTGCATTCTGCTTGCGACAGCAAACTTGGCGGTGATCACGGCATGA
- the spoIIIAF gene encoding stage III sporulation protein AF, whose protein sequence is MMLLGQWLKHLVLIVLISIIADLLLPTKSMQKYVRAVLGIAIIAAMIQPITPLFHRDWADQIANTAAQELLTGTQRGGVSSGGQIDQSTLSTYESQIEKQETHQADTILADATEMALPGDLRAHVVKLTIQNANQPDKLQAVVETDTTDVSVRSAIVKQIAGELHVSGQQVTIRMSGGE, encoded by the coding sequence ATGATGTTGCTTGGTCAGTGGCTGAAGCACTTAGTGCTCATAGTTCTTATCAGCATCATCGCAGACCTGTTGCTCCCTACGAAGTCGATGCAAAAATATGTGCGGGCAGTTCTCGGTATTGCCATCATCGCGGCCATGATTCAACCCATTACACCCTTGTTCCATCGAGATTGGGCGGACCAAATCGCGAATACAGCTGCACAGGAGTTGCTAACAGGGACGCAGCGTGGGGGTGTATCGTCGGGTGGACAAATTGATCAGTCGACCTTATCTACGTACGAATCGCAAATCGAAAAACAGGAAACACATCAGGCGGACACGATTTTGGCTGACGCAACCGAGATGGCACTGCCCGGCGACTTACGAGCGCACGTGGTCAAGTTGACCATTCAAAATGCAAACCAACCGGACAAGTTACAGGCGGTTGTCGAAACCGACACGACGGATGTGTCTGTCCGTAGCGCGATCGTCAAGCAAATCGCGGGTGAGCTCCACGTCAGTGGACAGCAGGTGACCATCCGTATGAGCGGAGGCGAATGA
- a CDS encoding SpoIIIAH-like family protein, translated as MVKRQTVWLSTMMVLSLMLIGYYTMNNQTSTTSATPSNPSVSTSSDTPGTGSSAQGSGSGSGSTTGDNSTSTTTGPTGGSVSDWFTSQQTSVDQQMSQQIASLKSVMANNNASSDQVAQAAKQVGQLESLNAGLGNATQAIKADGFTNAVIVPDAKEQNFQVYVQTNNLQKSDAIKIMNIVSQQLDVSMLNVTVKAHNS; from the coding sequence ATGGTAAAACGGCAGACGGTATGGCTTTCAACGATGATGGTGCTTTCACTCATGTTGATTGGTTACTACACCATGAACAATCAAACCAGCACCACATCTGCAACGCCTAGCAATCCAAGCGTATCGACGTCATCAGACACACCAGGTACTGGATCTTCAGCACAGGGGTCAGGCTCGGGTTCGGGGTCAACGACAGGGGATAATTCTACGTCAACGACCACGGGGCCAACTGGAGGTAGTGTGAGCGACTGGTTCACCAGTCAGCAAACGAGTGTCGATCAGCAGATGTCTCAGCAAATCGCCAGCCTCAAGTCTGTGATGGCAAACAATAACGCTTCGTCGGATCAAGTTGCACAAGCTGCAAAACAAGTCGGACAGTTAGAGTCCCTAAACGCCGGTCTGGGTAACGCAACGCAGGCCATCAAGGCAGATGGATTCACCAATGCCGTCATCGTCCCTGACGCGAAAGAACAAAACTTCCAAGTTTATGTGCAAACGAACAACTTGCAAAAAAGCGACGCGATTAAGATTATGAATATCGTCAGCCAGCAACTCGATGTGTCCATGCTGAATGTCACTGTTAAAGCGCATAATAGCTAA
- the accB gene encoding acetyl-CoA carboxylase biotin carboxyl carrier protein, which yields MLKIGDIRELIRLLDETSLSEIHLESEDVKLHLKKPEPEHTVTYAAPVQAAPAVAPQPVVQAAPAASGQAPAVTNERPAAANDEGTHVIVSPMVGTFYRSPSPDAPSFTEVGSVVNSKTVVCIVEAMKLMNEIEAEVNGEVVEVLAENGQLVEYGQPLFKIRLS from the coding sequence GTGTTAAAAATCGGTGATATTCGCGAACTGATACGCTTACTTGATGAAACAAGCCTATCTGAAATTCATTTGGAATCTGAAGATGTGAAATTGCATCTAAAGAAACCTGAACCGGAACACACAGTCACATATGCAGCACCAGTTCAGGCTGCTCCGGCAGTCGCCCCACAGCCTGTCGTTCAAGCGGCACCCGCAGCGAGTGGGCAAGCACCGGCCGTGACGAACGAACGTCCTGCAGCCGCAAATGACGAAGGAACACACGTCATTGTGTCGCCCATGGTGGGAACGTTTTATCGTTCGCCGTCGCCTGATGCCCCTTCCTTTACCGAAGTTGGTTCGGTGGTCAACAGCAAAACCGTAGTGTGCATTGTGGAAGCGATGAAGCTGATGAACGAGATCGAGGCGGAAGTGAACGGCGAAGTCGTTGAAGTTCTCGCTGAGAACGGTCAATTGGTCGAATACGGTCAACCGCTGTTCAAAATTCGGTTGTCATAA